A genome region from Ctenopharyngodon idella isolate HZGC_01 chromosome 5, HZGC01, whole genome shotgun sequence includes the following:
- the osbp2b gene encoding oxysterol-binding protein 2 isoform X3: MINACRDFLDLAESHSRRWQRVLQHEREQRTHLEETIEQLAKQHNSLERAWREAPTHAVNTPDTPTTDTGVSERPRKEEASDEDEDTEYFDAMEDSPAFITVTATDPSQHRRSQSNLSGASGGQPSDWNQEDNCSVSSNDFSGKELQPHRKRRTQIPEKPNYSLNLWSIMKNCIGKELSKIPMPVNFNEPLSMLQRLTEDLEYYELLDKAARCENSLEQMCLVAAFSVSSYSTTVHRTAKPFNPLLGETYELDRLEEFGYRSLCEQVSHHPPAAAHHVMSQRGWTLWQEITIASKFRGKYLSIMPLGAIHLQFHASGNHYVWRKVTSTVHNIIVGKLWIDQSGDIDIVNHRTKETCQLKFSPYSYFSREVPRKVTGVVMDSDGQAHYILSGTWDDKMESAKIVQSSRGSSSSEGKQKTVYQTLTPKLLWKKYPLPENAENMYHFSSLALTLNEEEEGVCLTDSRLRPDQRLMEAGRWDEANAEKQRLEEKQRATRRRREAEASEAIDEGRDFEGYRPLWFHQRTDELTGETIYVYKGGYWEAKERQNWNMCPEIF; this comes from the exons ATGATCAAT GCGTGCCGAGATTTCTTGGACCTGGCAGAGAGCCACAGCCGCAGATGGCAGCGAGTACTTCAGCATGAGCGAGAGCAACGCACCCACCTGGAGGAGACCATCGAGCAGCTAGCCAAGCAGCACAACAGCCTGGAACGAGCCTGGAGAGAGGCTCCTACACACGCCGTCAACACGCCCGATACACCCACCACTGACACGG GAGTGAGTGAAAGGCCCCGGAAAGAGGAAGCGAGTGATGAAGATGAGGATACAGAGTATTTTGATGCCATGGAGGACTCCCCTGCCTTTATAACAGTGACTGCCACGGACCCCTCTCAACACAG GCGTTCTCAGAGTAATCTCAGTGGTGCTAGCGGAGGACAGCCCAGTGACTGGAACCAGGAAGACAAT tgttctgTGAGCAGTAATGATTTTTCAGGGAAAGAGTTGCAGCCTCATAGGAAGAGGCGGACCCAGATCCCAGAGAAGCCCAACTATTCACTCAATCTGTGGAGCATCATGAAGAATTGCATTGGCAAAGAGCTCTCTAAGATCCCAATGCCT GTGAACTTCAACGAGCCCCTATCCATGCTGCAGCGCTTGACAGAGGATCTGGAGTACTACGAGCTGCTGGATAAGGCGGCGCGCTGTGAGAACTCTCTGGAGCAGATGTGTCTGGTCGCAGCCTTCTCCGTCTCCTCGTACTCCACCACAGTGCATCGGACGGCCAAGCCCTTCAACCCTCTGCTGGGAGAGACCTATGAACTGGACCGCCTAGAAGAATTTGGCTACCGTTCCCTCTGTGAACAG GTCAGTCATCATCCGCCGGCAGCCGCTCATCATGTGATGTCACAGCGAGGCTGGACCCTGTGGCAGGAAATCACCATCGCTAGCAAATTCCGTGGCAAATACCTCTCCATCATGCCTCTGG GTGCGATCCACCTGCAGTTTCACGCGAGTGGAAACCACTATGTGTGGCGTAAAGTCACCTCCACCGTTCACAACATCATCGTTGGCAAACTGTGGATTGATCAG tCAGGAGATATTGATATAGTCAACCACAGGACCAAAGAGACCTGTCAGCTCAAGTTCTCTCCCTACAGTTACTTTTCAAGAGAAGTCCCACGAAAG GTCACAGGGGTGGTGATGGATAGTGATGGCCAGGCCCACTACATCCTGTCAGGCACATGGGACGATAAGATGGAGAGTGCCAAGATCGTGCAGAGTAGCAGAGGAAGCAGCAGCTCTGAGGGCAAACAGAAGACGGTCTATCAGACTCTCACACCCAAACTGCTGTGGAAGAAATACCCTCTACC AGAGAATGCTGAGAACATGTACCATTTCTCCTCTCTGGCTTTGACCCTGAACGAGGAAGAGGAGGGTGTGTGTTTGACGGACAGCAGGCTGAGGCCGGACCAGCGGCTGATGGAAGCGGGACGCTGGGACGAGGCCAACGCAGAGAAACAGAGACTAGAGGAGAAGCAGAGAGCTAcgaggaggaggagagaagcTGAGGCCTCTGAGGCCATAGATGAAG GACGAGACTTTGAGGGCTACAGGCCACTGTGGTTCCACCAGAGGACGGATGAATTGACAGGAGAGACTATCTACGTTTATAAGGGGGGTTACTGGGAGGCCAAAGAAAGACAGAACTGGAATATGTGTCCTGAGATTTTCTga
- the osbp2b gene encoding oxysterol-binding protein 2 isoform X2 has translation MKSGACWGPGTVRSFCSSGCLSRFSHGQCTHAGGRDDTSSSLSHTPAPLALVRAPTRSSSFCHLLNLTCLRDDSADEEPTSQSDHSEIQGTLKTLASKLDDLSTCNDLIAKHGAALQRSLSELETLRVPLEGGEKIKAVNERATLFRITSNAMINACRDFLDLAESHSRRWQRVLQHEREQRTHLEETIEQLAKQHNSLERAWREAPTHAVNTPDTPTTDTGVSERPRKEEASDEDEDTEYFDAMEDSPAFITVTATDPSQHRRSQSNLSGASGGQPSDWNQEDNCSVSSNDFSGKELQPHRKRRTQIPEKPNYSLNLWSIMKNCIGKELSKIPMPVNFNEPLSMLQRLTEDLEYYELLDKAARCENSLEQMCLVAAFSVSSYSTTVHRTAKPFNPLLGETYELDRLEEFGYRSLCEQVSHHPPAAAHHVMSQRGWTLWQEITIASKFRGKYLSIMPLGAIHLQFHASGNHYVWRKVTSTVHNIIVGKLWIDQSGDIDIVNHRTKETCQLKFSPYSYFSREVPRKVTGVVMDSDGQAHYILSGTWDDKMESAKIVQSSRGSSSSEGKQKTVYQTLTPKLLWKKYPLPENAENMYHFSSLALTLNEEEEGVCLTDSRLRPDQRLMEAGRWDEANAEKQRLEEKQRATRRRREAEASEAIDEGRDFEGYRPLWFHQRTDELTGETIYVYKGGYWEAKERQNWNMCPEIF, from the exons ATGAAGAGTGGAGCATGCTGGGGGCCGGGAACGGTGCGCTCCTTCTGCAGCTCGGGCTGCCTGAGCCGCTTCAGCCATGGTCAGTGCACTCACGCCGGAGGAAGAGATGACACTTCCTCATCTTTATCGCATACTCCTGCTCCTCTCGCTCTCGTACGGGCACCGACTCGCTCCTCTTCGTTCTGTCATCTCCTGAACCTCACCTGCCTCAGAG ATGACTCGGCGGACGAGGAGCCCACGTCTCAGTCAGACCACAGTGAGATCCAGGGCACTCTCAAGACTCTGGCCAGTAAGTTGGATGACTTGAGCACATGCAATGACCTGATAGCCAAGCATGGGGCGGCGCTGCAGCGGTCTCTAAGTGAGCTTGAGACCTTACGTGTGCCTCTGGAGGGAGGAGAGAAAATCAAGGCTGTCAATGAGAGAGCCACCCTCTTTCGCATCACCTCCAATGCTATGATCAAT GCGTGCCGAGATTTCTTGGACCTGGCAGAGAGCCACAGCCGCAGATGGCAGCGAGTACTTCAGCATGAGCGAGAGCAACGCACCCACCTGGAGGAGACCATCGAGCAGCTAGCCAAGCAGCACAACAGCCTGGAACGAGCCTGGAGAGAGGCTCCTACACACGCCGTCAACACGCCCGATACACCCACCACTGACACGG GAGTGAGTGAAAGGCCCCGGAAAGAGGAAGCGAGTGATGAAGATGAGGATACAGAGTATTTTGATGCCATGGAGGACTCCCCTGCCTTTATAACAGTGACTGCCACGGACCCCTCTCAACACAG GCGTTCTCAGAGTAATCTCAGTGGTGCTAGCGGAGGACAGCCCAGTGACTGGAACCAGGAAGACAAT tgttctgTGAGCAGTAATGATTTTTCAGGGAAAGAGTTGCAGCCTCATAGGAAGAGGCGGACCCAGATCCCAGAGAAGCCCAACTATTCACTCAATCTGTGGAGCATCATGAAGAATTGCATTGGCAAAGAGCTCTCTAAGATCCCAATGCCT GTGAACTTCAACGAGCCCCTATCCATGCTGCAGCGCTTGACAGAGGATCTGGAGTACTACGAGCTGCTGGATAAGGCGGCGCGCTGTGAGAACTCTCTGGAGCAGATGTGTCTGGTCGCAGCCTTCTCCGTCTCCTCGTACTCCACCACAGTGCATCGGACGGCCAAGCCCTTCAACCCTCTGCTGGGAGAGACCTATGAACTGGACCGCCTAGAAGAATTTGGCTACCGTTCCCTCTGTGAACAG GTCAGTCATCATCCGCCGGCAGCCGCTCATCATGTGATGTCACAGCGAGGCTGGACCCTGTGGCAGGAAATCACCATCGCTAGCAAATTCCGTGGCAAATACCTCTCCATCATGCCTCTGG GTGCGATCCACCTGCAGTTTCACGCGAGTGGAAACCACTATGTGTGGCGTAAAGTCACCTCCACCGTTCACAACATCATCGTTGGCAAACTGTGGATTGATCAG tCAGGAGATATTGATATAGTCAACCACAGGACCAAAGAGACCTGTCAGCTCAAGTTCTCTCCCTACAGTTACTTTTCAAGAGAAGTCCCACGAAAG GTCACAGGGGTGGTGATGGATAGTGATGGCCAGGCCCACTACATCCTGTCAGGCACATGGGACGATAAGATGGAGAGTGCCAAGATCGTGCAGAGTAGCAGAGGAAGCAGCAGCTCTGAGGGCAAACAGAAGACGGTCTATCAGACTCTCACACCCAAACTGCTGTGGAAGAAATACCCTCTACC AGAGAATGCTGAGAACATGTACCATTTCTCCTCTCTGGCTTTGACCCTGAACGAGGAAGAGGAGGGTGTGTGTTTGACGGACAGCAGGCTGAGGCCGGACCAGCGGCTGATGGAAGCGGGACGCTGGGACGAGGCCAACGCAGAGAAACAGAGACTAGAGGAGAAGCAGAGAGCTAcgaggaggaggagagaagcTGAGGCCTCTGAGGCCATAGATGAAG GACGAGACTTTGAGGGCTACAGGCCACTGTGGTTCCACCAGAGGACGGATGAATTGACAGGAGAGACTATCTACGTTTATAAGGGGGGTTACTGGGAGGCCAAAGAAAGACAGAACTGGAATATGTGTCCTGAGATTTTCTga